The following coding sequences are from one Nicotiana tomentosiformis chromosome 3, ASM39032v3, whole genome shotgun sequence window:
- the LOC138907132 gene encoding cysteine protease inhibitor 8-like → MKSFIFSFLLLSTTLSLLPFVVFSSSFTSTNPIVLPTTTADGKGLPIPVLPEVLDINGEPLQIGEKYHIISAIWGSGGGGVYLTNLGNTKCPNGVVQHGRDTRPGMPVKFFTTHPGPPPFNVVRETNNINIMFSVPTSRLCVNETVWKVGDPDLTARGVRFVVTGGTLGNPGPETINSWFKIEKVTKTAPFYNLRYCPDKVLCPMCQPVDCLDVGVTDHFGYRRLALTNQPFMVFFRKFQKTDG, encoded by the coding sequence ATGAAATCCTTTATTTTCAGCTTCCTCTTGCTTTCAACTACTCTCTCTTTGCTTCCCTTTGTGGTCTTTTCATCATCTTTCACTTCCACTAATCCCATTGTCCTTCCCACCACTACTGCTGATGGTAAGGGTTTGCCAATCCCTGTACTCCCCGAAGTGCTAGACATAAATGGCGAACCGCTCCAGATCGGCGAAAAGTACCACATTATTTCCGCTATCTGGGGAAGCGGCGGCGGCGGCGTATACTTAACCAATCTTGGAAATACCAAATGTCCAAACGGCGTAGTCCAGCATGGGAGGGACACCCGACCAGGCATGCCCGTGAAATTCTTTACCACTCACCCCGGTCCCCCACCTTTTAATGTCGTACGTGAAACTAATAACATTAATATTATGTTCTCTGTTCCAACGTCACGACTCTGTGTTAATGAAACTGTTTGGAAAGTTGGTGATCCCGACTTAACTGCACGAGGGGTTAGGTTTGTGGTAACCGGTGGAACTCTAGGAAATCCAGGACCCGAAACAATAAACAGCTGGTTTAAGATTGAGAAAGTAACAAAAACAGCACCTTTCTACAATTTAAGGTATTGTCCTGATAAAGTTTTGTGTCCAATGTGCCAACCCGTTGATTGTTTAGATGTCGGCGTGACTGACCATTTCGGATATAGGCGTCTGGCTCTCACCAACCAGCCTTTTATGGTTTTCTTCAGGAAATTCCAGAAGACTGATGGATAA